In Bifidobacterium actinocoloniiforme DSM 22766, a genomic segment contains:
- the rsmI gene encoding 16S rRNA (cytidine(1402)-2'-O)-methyltransferase: MPGEVSTAGSDVPAGTVVLAATPIGNTADASQRLKDLLAQADVVAAEDTRRLYDLANRLGVRVGGRVIAYHDHNERRQADPLLDQVESGACVLVVSDAGMPTINDPGLAIVRRAIERGLPVTCAPGPSAAMDALALSGLPTDRFCYEGFLPRKATERRQYLRTLQGERRTMVFYESPRRLVDSVDSLLEAFGPDRAMALCRELTKTYEQVERGSIGEIRDYIQQNPPRGEIVLVLAGASREEAAAAAPEVLSEQDLARLALERSRKAGVRVKDAIAQVAAEHPLPDGTSPRRKAVYAAVLALRDEGE; this comes from the coding sequence ATGCCGGGCGAGGTCTCGACCGCGGGTTCGGACGTGCCCGCAGGAACCGTGGTGCTGGCGGCCACTCCGATCGGGAATACGGCCGATGCTTCCCAGAGGCTCAAGGACCTCTTGGCCCAGGCCGACGTGGTGGCGGCGGAAGACACGCGCCGCCTTTACGACCTGGCCAACCGCCTGGGGGTGCGTGTGGGCGGCAGGGTGATTGCCTACCACGACCACAACGAGCGTCGCCAAGCCGACCCGCTCCTGGATCAGGTGGAATCCGGGGCCTGCGTGCTGGTCGTTTCGGACGCGGGCATGCCCACGATTAACGACCCTGGCCTGGCCATTGTGCGCCGGGCCATCGAGCGCGGCCTGCCAGTGACTTGCGCGCCTGGCCCATCGGCCGCCATGGACGCCCTAGCCCTGTCCGGTCTGCCCACCGACCGCTTCTGCTACGAGGGCTTCCTGCCGCGCAAGGCCACCGAGCGTCGCCAGTACCTGCGCACTTTGCAGGGCGAGCGGCGCACGATGGTCTTTTACGAGTCGCCCCGCCGCCTGGTTGATTCCGTGGATAGCCTGCTGGAGGCTTTCGGGCCGGATCGCGCGATGGCCCTGTGCCGGGAGCTGACCAAGACCTATGAGCAGGTGGAGCGGGGCAGCATTGGAGAAATACGTGATTATATCCAGCAAAATCCGCCCCGGGGCGAGATAGTGCTGGTCCTGGCCGGCGCCTCCCGTGAGGAAGCCGCCGCAGCCGCTCCTGAGGTCCTCTCCGAACAGGATTTGGCGAGGTTGGCGTTGGAGCGCTCCCGGAAGGCGGGGGTGCGGGTCAAGGACGCCATCGCCCAAGTGGCGGCCGAACACCCCCTGCCGGACGGAACGAGCCCCAGGCGCAAGGCGGTTTACGCGGCGGTCCTGGCCCTGAGGGACGAAGGGGAGTGA
- a CDS encoding VTT domain-containing protein: MGFINWIIGLLKDPRSAIASWIAMGLVPTYAFIFLIIFIETGVVFMPFLPGDSLLFAAGVFAHDPKSGMGLDVLLPVVMLAPILGDQSNYFIGHFFGQAILRSGKVKSMTPERIAKTESMIDKWGPLAVFLGRFFPFIRTFMPFISGISGMKWSRFTPFSILGGLVWSTLFTLLGFFFGGIPAVQEHFELVIVLILMISVLPTVIGLFKAKFGRKKSSPALEEAAQPGE, translated from the coding sequence ATGGGCTTTATCAATTGGATCATCGGTCTTCTTAAGGACCCTCGCTCCGCTATCGCCTCTTGGATCGCAATGGGCCTGGTGCCCACTTATGCCTTCATTTTCCTGATCATCTTCATCGAGACCGGCGTGGTCTTCATGCCTTTCCTACCCGGCGACTCCCTCCTGTTCGCCGCCGGGGTCTTCGCCCACGACCCCAAGTCCGGCATGGGGCTCGACGTCCTCCTGCCGGTGGTCATGCTCGCCCCCATCCTGGGCGACCAGAGCAACTACTTCATCGGCCATTTCTTCGGCCAGGCCATCCTGCGCTCGGGCAAGGTGAAGTCAATGACCCCGGAGCGTATCGCCAAAACGGAGTCCATGATTGACAAGTGGGGCCCGCTGGCGGTCTTCCTGGGCCGTTTCTTCCCCTTCATCCGCACGTTCATGCCCTTCATCTCGGGGATTTCGGGCATGAAGTGGTCCCGGTTCACGCCCTTCTCGATCCTGGGCGGTCTGGTCTGGTCCACGCTCTTCACCCTTCTGGGCTTCTTCTTCGGCGGCATCCCCGCCGTCCAGGAGCACTTCGAGCTGGTCATCGTCCTGATTCTGATGATTTCGGTCCTGCCCACGGTCATCGGCCTATTCAAGGCCAAGTTCGGCAGGAAAAAGTCCTCCCCCGCCCTGGAGGAAGCCGCCCAGCCAGGCGAATAA
- the metG gene encoding methionine--tRNA ligase has product MSKILVSVAWPYANGPRHIGHVAGFGVPSDVFARYQRMKGNDVLMVSGTDEHGTPILVEAEAEGVSAQEIADRYNRVIVNDLCKLGLSYDLFTRTTTGNHEQVVQELFKQCLDNGYIYKGTQKVAISPSTGRTLPDRYIEGTCPICGYEGARGDQCDNCGHELDPDELLNPRSKINGETPRFEESEHFFLDLPALAEANEAWLKTRQGWRTNVLNFSLGLFREVKPRAITRDIDWGIPVPVDGWIDNPSKKLYVWFDAVIGYLSASIEWARRQGRPEAWRDWWNDPQSLGYYFMGKDNITFHSQIWPSELLAYNGQGSKGGQPGEFGELNLPEQVVASEFMTMEGKKFSSSRGIVIYVKDILERYQVDAVRYYISVAGPESSDSDFTWAEFVRHNNEELAASWGNLVNRVANLLNKNFGSIPPVNEAKLDERDRALLDQSRAAFDTVGGLIDRQRQKAALGEAMALVGDINKYISATEPWKIKDDPERLAAVLVTGAQAVSDANHLLAPFLPHSAQRVFEALGGQGVFSPLPRVEEVEDLDKPGFQYPIITGDYRLGETVHPWKSEPLTTGAPVPKPSPIFAKIPKEAVQEELDRFQAELDERQAKAQARYEAEQAKLQS; this is encoded by the coding sequence ATGAGCAAGATTCTTGTATCCGTCGCCTGGCCCTACGCGAATGGGCCCCGCCATATCGGTCATGTCGCCGGATTCGGCGTTCCCTCGGACGTGTTCGCCCGCTACCAGCGCATGAAAGGCAACGACGTGCTCATGGTCTCGGGCACCGACGAGCACGGCACCCCAATCCTGGTGGAGGCCGAGGCTGAGGGTGTGAGCGCCCAGGAGATCGCCGACCGCTACAACCGGGTCATCGTCAATGACTTATGCAAGCTGGGCCTGTCCTACGACCTCTTCACCCGCACCACCACCGGCAACCACGAGCAAGTGGTGCAAGAGCTCTTCAAGCAGTGCCTGGATAACGGCTACATTTACAAGGGCACGCAGAAGGTGGCGATTTCGCCCTCCACCGGCCGCACCCTGCCCGACCGATACATTGAAGGCACCTGCCCCATATGCGGCTACGAGGGCGCTCGCGGCGACCAGTGCGACAACTGCGGCCACGAGCTGGACCCGGACGAGCTGCTCAACCCGCGCTCCAAAATCAATGGCGAAACCCCGCGCTTCGAGGAGAGCGAGCACTTCTTCCTGGACCTGCCAGCCTTGGCGGAGGCCAATGAAGCCTGGCTCAAGACCCGCCAGGGTTGGCGGACCAACGTGTTGAACTTCTCGCTGGGCCTCTTCCGCGAGGTCAAGCCCAGGGCCATCACCCGCGACATCGACTGGGGCATCCCGGTCCCGGTGGACGGCTGGATCGACAACCCCAGCAAGAAGCTCTACGTGTGGTTCGACGCGGTCATCGGCTACCTGTCGGCCTCCATCGAGTGGGCCCGGAGGCAGGGACGGCCGGAGGCCTGGAGGGACTGGTGGAACGACCCGCAGTCCCTGGGCTACTACTTTATGGGCAAGGACAACATCACCTTCCATTCGCAGATTTGGCCCTCCGAGCTCCTGGCTTACAACGGGCAGGGCTCCAAGGGCGGCCAGCCTGGCGAGTTCGGCGAGCTCAACCTGCCAGAGCAAGTGGTGGCCAGCGAGTTCATGACTATGGAGGGCAAGAAGTTCTCCTCCTCGCGCGGCATCGTCATCTACGTCAAGGACATCCTTGAGCGCTACCAGGTGGACGCGGTCCGCTATTACATCTCGGTCGCCGGCCCGGAATCCTCCGACTCCGACTTCACTTGGGCCGAGTTCGTGCGCCATAACAATGAGGAGTTGGCGGCGTCCTGGGGCAACCTGGTCAACCGGGTGGCCAACCTGCTCAACAAGAATTTCGGCAGCATTCCGCCGGTTAACGAGGCCAAGTTGGACGAGCGCGACCGTGCCTTGCTTGACCAGTCCCGAGCTGCGTTCGACACGGTGGGCGGTCTGATTGACCGCCAGCGGCAGAAGGCCGCCCTGGGCGAGGCTATGGCCCTGGTGGGCGACATCAACAAGTACATCTCCGCCACCGAGCCTTGGAAGATCAAGGACGATCCGGAGCGCCTGGCGGCGGTCTTGGTCACTGGGGCTCAGGCCGTGTCCGATGCCAACCACCTGCTCGCGCCCTTCCTGCCCCACTCGGCCCAGCGGGTCTTCGAGGCTTTGGGCGGCCAGGGCGTCTTCTCCCCCTTGCCCCGGGTGGAGGAGGTCGAGGATTTGGATAAGCCTGGCTTCCAGTATCCCATCATCACCGGCGATTACCGGCTGGGCGAGACTGTGCACCCTTGGAAGAGCGAGCCGCTGACCACCGGCGCCCCGGTGCCCAAGCCCTCTCCCATCTTCGCCAAGATCCCCAAGGAGGCCGTGCAGGAGGAGCTGGACCGATTCCAGGCCGAATTGGACGAGCGGCAAGCCAAGGCCCAGGCCCGTTACGAAGCCGAACAAGCCAAGCTTCAGTCTTGA
- a CDS encoding dolichyl-phosphate-mannose--protein mannosyltransferase, with protein sequence MLRDRMAWALHLAGPRRLSQRTLGWLGPALMALFAGILRFVRLGSPHAVVFDETYYVKDAWTMLMTGEARDWPDRAGAKDLPIDQLFASGDTNLWLSSAEYVVHPPIGKWCIAVGLKLFGGAGNPFAWRAATALVGTLAVLILCRVALRLFHNLPIALMAGFLLSIDGLGLTMSRTGLLDSFIMLFALAAFACLLAHRDWARARLDEAYERDLANRSSNFIESAALPRWKWGESRRQNGGRRRADSRSRLVLDSSGPFIACSWWRLAAAILLGLATGTKWSGAYFFAVFAVISVLWDAYARRQAGYRGWLTAGLFKDGLPTAAYMVPLWAGTYLASWSGWLLHPDAYMRNWAISHPVQGLTFLPPALRSLVEYHRQMWRFHTSLDAPHPYMANPLTWPLQIRPTSFYWHELSDRPGLCGLAPGSECVASVTSLGNPLLWWLACVCLLLGLLTTLLFRRGDWRYLAVISGLLAGWLPWVQYLNRTTFTFYAVVILPWMILSICYLADWLRTNLSAPAYKRTCSIVLWTLGLVSLFFYPIWTAIPVPYWFWAIHMWLPSWI encoded by the coding sequence ATGCTGCGCGACCGGATGGCCTGGGCCCTGCACCTGGCTGGACCCCGCCGCCTCAGTCAACGGACGCTGGGCTGGCTGGGCCCTGCGCTGATGGCCTTGTTCGCTGGCATCCTGCGTTTCGTGCGCCTTGGCTCGCCGCACGCGGTCGTCTTCGACGAGACCTACTACGTCAAGGACGCCTGGACCATGCTGATGACCGGCGAAGCCCGCGACTGGCCGGACCGGGCGGGCGCCAAGGACCTGCCAATCGACCAGCTCTTCGCCTCGGGCGACACGAACCTGTGGCTGTCCAGCGCCGAATATGTGGTTCACCCGCCGATCGGTAAGTGGTGCATCGCCGTGGGATTGAAACTCTTCGGCGGCGCAGGCAACCCGTTCGCCTGGCGGGCGGCCACGGCCCTGGTCGGCACGCTGGCGGTCCTCATCCTGTGCCGGGTGGCGCTGAGGCTCTTCCATAACCTGCCAATCGCGCTAATGGCTGGCTTCCTGCTCTCCATCGACGGCCTCGGCCTGACCATGAGCCGCACTGGCCTACTGGACAGCTTCATCATGCTCTTCGCCCTGGCCGCTTTCGCCTGTCTGCTCGCACACCGGGACTGGGCGCGCGCCCGCCTGGATGAAGCCTACGAGCGCGACCTGGCGAACCGTTCGTCCAACTTCATCGAATCCGCCGCCCTGCCGCGCTGGAAATGGGGCGAGAGCAGGAGGCAGAACGGGGGCCGCCGCCGGGCCGACTCCCGTTCCCGCCTGGTGCTGGACTCCTCAGGCCCCTTCATCGCGTGTTCCTGGTGGCGCCTGGCGGCCGCGATCCTGCTGGGATTGGCCACTGGAACCAAGTGGTCCGGCGCCTACTTTTTCGCGGTATTCGCGGTAATCTCGGTCTTGTGGGACGCCTACGCGCGCCGGCAAGCGGGCTATCGCGGCTGGCTGACCGCCGGCCTGTTCAAAGACGGTCTGCCCACCGCCGCCTATATGGTCCCCCTCTGGGCCGGCACCTACCTAGCCTCCTGGAGCGGCTGGCTCCTCCACCCGGATGCCTACATGCGGAACTGGGCCATCTCCCATCCCGTCCAGGGCCTCACCTTCCTGCCGCCAGCCTTGCGCTCACTGGTCGAGTACCACCGGCAGATGTGGCGCTTCCACACCAGCCTGGACGCCCCCCATCCCTATATGGCGAATCCGCTGACATGGCCCCTGCAAATCCGCCCCACATCCTTCTACTGGCATGAGTTGAGCGACCGCCCGGGCCTGTGCGGCCTGGCCCCAGGCTCCGAGTGCGTGGCCTCGGTCACGTCCCTAGGCAACCCGCTCCTGTGGTGGCTGGCTTGCGTCTGCCTGCTCCTGGGCCTGCTGACCACCCTCCTCTTCAGGCGGGGTGATTGGCGCTACTTGGCGGTCATCTCTGGTCTTCTGGCCGGCTGGTTGCCCTGGGTCCAGTACTTGAACCGCACCACCTTCACCTTCTATGCGGTCGTCATCCTTCCGTGGATGATCCTGTCCATCTGCTACCTGGCGGACTGGCTGCGCACCAACCTGTCCGCCCCCGCCTACAAGCGCACCTGCTCAATCGTCCTGTGGACGCTGGGACTGGTTTCGCTCTTCTTCTATCCGATATGGACGGCCATACCGGTGCCCTACTGGTTCTGGGCCATCCACATGTGGCTGCCCTCTTGGATTTGA
- a CDS encoding MFS transporter: MPSSKQSFATKAAVLCISLMLTSAPAINGALPAMRDSLHISTAQNELLSTIPSLAVIVFILLSSWVEKHLGTKHTICLALVLAGIGGAAPMVISTYPLIFASRLVLGCGLGLYNSLAVSIINELYTGDTRATMLGFRSSTESLGQSVLTVFAGFLLTLGWHWSYAIYLFTFPIALIFHFVVPDPTPTTDASSQVDAAKEASQSDTGEGAQTREKLNPFVWLLVLFAVFMVLDSLCSTLRFPSIAVAIKGAGYNASFFLSLMPILGILAGFVFGFLNRTIGKSVLYMGVAVYMVGNIMMSMSGNNFILALVGMMLIGIPGSWCFPYIYTTLGDITGPKTSTFATSLILIGCNVGNFISPLFMQAVETGFGTDSLTAPFTVLAVVFAVILLGLFIWDLRRKVTARR, translated from the coding sequence ATGCCATCATCCAAGCAAAGTTTCGCCACCAAGGCAGCGGTGCTCTGCATTTCCCTGATGCTGACCAGCGCGCCAGCCATTAACGGCGCCCTGCCCGCCATGCGCGATTCGCTGCATATCAGCACCGCGCAGAACGAGCTGCTGTCCACCATCCCCAGCCTGGCGGTCATTGTGTTCATCCTCCTGTCCAGCTGGGTGGAAAAGCACCTAGGCACCAAGCACACCATCTGCCTGGCCCTGGTCCTGGCCGGCATCGGCGGCGCAGCCCCTATGGTCATCTCGACCTACCCGCTGATCTTCGCCAGCCGCCTGGTCCTGGGCTGCGGGCTCGGCTTGTACAACTCCTTGGCCGTCAGCATCATCAATGAGCTGTACACAGGTGACACCAGAGCCACCATGCTGGGCTTCCGCAGCTCCACTGAGAGCCTGGGACAGTCGGTCCTGACGGTCTTCGCCGGCTTCCTTCTGACCCTGGGATGGCACTGGAGCTACGCGATTTACCTGTTCACCTTCCCCATCGCGCTCATCTTCCACTTCGTGGTCCCCGATCCCACGCCAACCACGGATGCGTCCAGCCAGGTGGATGCCGCCAAGGAGGCTTCGCAATCCGACACGGGCGAGGGTGCGCAAACTCGAGAGAAGCTCAACCCCTTCGTCTGGCTCTTAGTCCTGTTCGCGGTCTTCATGGTGCTGGATTCGCTGTGCTCCACGTTGCGCTTCCCATCCATCGCCGTCGCCATTAAGGGGGCGGGCTACAATGCCAGCTTCTTCCTTTCGCTCATGCCCATCCTGGGCATCCTCGCCGGTTTCGTGTTCGGCTTCCTGAACCGCACAATCGGCAAGTCCGTGCTCTACATGGGTGTTGCGGTCTACATGGTCGGCAACATCATGATGAGCATGTCCGGTAATAATTTCATCCTGGCCTTGGTGGGCATGATGCTCATCGGCATCCCCGGCTCCTGGTGCTTCCCCTACATCTACACGACCTTGGGCGACATCACCGGACCCAAGACAAGCACGTTCGCCACATCCCTGATTCTCATCGGCTGCAACGTGGGTAATTTCATCTCCCCGCTGTTCATGCAGGCCGTCGAAACAGGTTTCGGCACAGACTCCCTAACTGCGCCGTTCACGGTCTTGGCCGTGGTCTTCGCGGTTATCCTGCTGGGATTGTTCATCTGGGATTTGCGCCGCAAGGTCACCGCCCGGCGCTAG
- a CDS encoding alpha-galactosidase — protein sequence MTATQSDPQAHEPRIIVHESQRQFHLTNGLISYIMKVDKEGKLLNLYFGAAVSDREDFGHLVELQHRSTATCRIEGDLTYSLDHLRQEYPEYGNGDYRRPAISVLQPNGSTLIDLQYDGYEITDGKPSLQGLPASYAQENEATTLLLRLKDAQTGLVVTLSYTIFSDSSIIARSAQANNAGQEDLLIERMMSLSIDMPDSDYEMTEFTGAWARERHPQTQRLHHGIQQLESLRNASSHYTNPTALFSRPDCGESQGEALGLAFVYSGDFDLHAEVDSYGVARLQLGINDADFSWRLKPGQSFQTPEALLGWTDQGLNLLSRDSHRMAREHIMRAPWKDRDRPVLINNWEATYFDFDEDKLVAIASKAKEAGVELFVLDDGWFGARNDDTAGLGDWTPNRERLPEGLPGLAKRINGLGMQFGLWFEPETINKDSDLYRAHPDWAIHTPGRHMNHGRNEFLLNFANAEVVDNIYEQMYRILSSANISYVKWDMNRYVSEAFDATRGPDAQGEFRHRYILGVYELMQRLLDAFPELLIEGCASGGGRFDMGMLYYTPQIWCSDDTDAVERMKTQYGTSYFYPPISMGAHVSVVPNHQTERITPIHTRGNVALFGAFGYELDLAKLSDDEMEAVNRQVAFYKKYRGILRTGDFYRLRSPYTDSRCAWMVVSQDRKTAIIGDYLILLEPNGPFTRLKLEGLDPNYEYLVSCTGPSSIDGKEFRGDELMRVGMIDSDAASGELGGVNPLGKTHDFDSRLFVLQAQ from the coding sequence ATGACGGCAACACAGTCAGACCCCCAAGCCCATGAACCGCGGATCATCGTTCACGAATCCCAACGCCAATTCCACCTGACCAATGGCCTGATCAGCTACATCATGAAGGTCGACAAGGAAGGCAAGCTCCTGAACCTCTACTTCGGGGCCGCGGTAAGCGACCGCGAGGACTTCGGCCATCTGGTGGAGCTCCAGCACCGGTCCACCGCCACCTGCCGGATTGAAGGTGACCTGACCTATTCGCTCGACCACCTGCGCCAGGAGTACCCCGAATACGGCAATGGCGACTACCGCCGGCCCGCCATCAGCGTCCTCCAGCCCAACGGCTCCACCTTGATCGACCTGCAGTACGACGGCTACGAAATCACCGACGGCAAGCCTTCCCTCCAAGGGCTGCCTGCCAGCTACGCCCAGGAGAACGAAGCCACCACCTTGCTGCTGAGGCTGAAAGACGCCCAAACCGGCCTCGTGGTGACCCTCAGCTACACCATCTTCAGCGACAGTTCCATCATCGCCCGCTCCGCGCAAGCCAACAACGCCGGCCAGGAAGACCTGCTGATCGAGCGGATGATGAGTTTGAGCATCGACATGCCCGACAGCGACTACGAGATGACCGAATTCACAGGGGCCTGGGCCCGCGAGCGCCACCCGCAGACCCAGCGCCTCCACCACGGCATCCAGCAACTGGAGTCCCTGCGCAACGCCAGCAGCCACTACACCAACCCCACCGCGCTCTTCTCCCGCCCGGATTGCGGCGAGAGCCAAGGCGAAGCGCTGGGGCTCGCCTTCGTCTACTCGGGCGACTTCGACCTGCATGCCGAAGTGGACTCCTATGGCGTGGCCCGGCTTCAGCTGGGCATCAACGACGCGGACTTCTCCTGGCGGCTCAAGCCCGGACAAAGCTTCCAAACCCCCGAAGCCTTGCTCGGCTGGACGGACCAGGGCCTCAACCTCCTGAGCCGCGACTCCCACAGGATGGCCAGGGAACACATCATGCGCGCCCCCTGGAAGGACCGCGATCGCCCCGTGCTGATCAACAATTGGGAAGCCACCTATTTCGACTTCGACGAAGACAAACTGGTCGCCATCGCCTCGAAGGCCAAGGAGGCCGGCGTGGAGCTCTTCGTCCTGGACGACGGATGGTTCGGCGCCCGCAACGACGACACCGCGGGCCTGGGGGACTGGACCCCCAACCGTGAGCGTCTGCCTGAAGGCCTGCCGGGTTTGGCCAAGCGCATCAACGGCCTGGGCATGCAGTTCGGCTTGTGGTTCGAGCCCGAAACCATCAACAAGGACTCCGACCTGTACAGGGCGCACCCCGACTGGGCCATCCACACACCGGGACGGCATATGAACCACGGTCGCAACGAGTTCCTGCTCAACTTCGCCAATGCGGAAGTGGTCGACAACATCTACGAGCAGATGTACCGCATACTCAGCAGCGCGAACATCTCTTATGTCAAATGGGACATGAACCGCTATGTCTCAGAGGCCTTCGACGCGACCCGCGGCCCCGACGCGCAAGGCGAGTTCCGCCACCGTTACATCCTCGGCGTCTACGAGCTCATGCAGCGCCTGCTTGACGCGTTCCCGGAGCTGCTCATCGAGGGATGCGCCTCGGGCGGCGGCCGTTTCGACATGGGCATGCTCTACTACACCCCGCAGATTTGGTGCAGCGACGACACCGATGCCGTGGAACGAATGAAGACCCAGTATGGCACTAGCTACTTCTATCCGCCGATTTCGATGGGTGCCCACGTCTCGGTCGTGCCTAACCACCAGACCGAGCGAATCACGCCTATCCACACGCGCGGCAATGTAGCGCTCTTCGGGGCTTTCGGCTATGAGCTGGACCTGGCCAAGCTCAGCGATGACGAGATGGAAGCCGTGAACCGGCAGGTGGCCTTCTATAAGAAGTACCGCGGCATCCTGCGCACTGGCGATTTTTACCGCCTGCGCTCCCCCTACACTGATAGCCGGTGCGCCTGGATGGTGGTCTCCCAGGATCGCAAAACCGCCATTATCGGCGACTACCTGATCCTTCTTGAGCCCAATGGCCCATTCACGCGCCTCAAGCTGGAAGGGCTGGACCCGAACTACGAGTACCTGGTCTCCTGCACCGGGCCTTCCAGCATAGACGGCAAGGAATTCCGTGGCGACGAGCTGATGCGCGTCGGCATGATCGACTCCGACGCCGCCAGCGGCGAACTCGGAGGGGTCAACCCGCTGGGCAAGACGCACGACTTCGACTCCCGTCTCTTCGTCCTCCAAGCGCAGTGA
- a CDS encoding pyruvate oxidase, protein MSKINAADKMVQVMQAWGVDNVYGLPGDSVDTTVEALYRVRDRVKFTQVRHEEVAALAAAAQAKLTGKVGVCLSIGGPGAIHMLNGLYDAKMDHVPVVAILGQIQSHLLNTGYFQEVDLPKLCDDVAVYNKLVTGPETLPAVMDEAIRMAYLHQGVAVLTIPDDVPNHKIEDTFRPTADLFRQQHPAIDPADIDKSLDMIRRAKKPVAFFGVGAKGAQAEAKEFVERYSLPFIQTMPAKGVIDDDHPNALGQVGKLGTKPAYEAMFDADLLILVGTDYPYAPYLNGKIPAIQIELEPTRIGKRHQVEVGMVADAKDALTQLNARGEKIPETDWLKACRKNMGTWRKWMKDVTGKAHKGVLPSRTFTKMSEIAPDNAVWSVDVGTSTSFGARFIDVKSTQKYVISAWLGTMGCALPAAIAAKRDMPDRPVYAVCGDGAFAMVMQDFVTAVKYQLPIVVVVLNNHLLAFIEYEQQSVGQQNYGIDLADIDFAKFAEACGGIGVNVTTDEEFDAAIEKYKNPTKPVIINCASADEAPLPGKIVWDEAEGYMKFGLGYMKEQFRIPELPPLRELMRQFL, encoded by the coding sequence ATGTCGAAAATCAATGCTGCGGACAAGATGGTCCAGGTCATGCAGGCCTGGGGTGTCGACAACGTGTACGGTCTGCCGGGCGATTCGGTGGACACCACCGTCGAGGCCCTCTACAGGGTGCGCGACAGAGTCAAGTTCACCCAGGTGCGCCACGAGGAGGTCGCCGCGCTCGCCGCAGCGGCCCAGGCCAAGCTGACCGGCAAGGTGGGAGTCTGCCTCTCGATCGGCGGTCCTGGCGCCATCCACATGCTCAACGGCTTGTACGACGCGAAGATGGACCATGTGCCTGTTGTGGCCATTCTGGGCCAGATTCAGTCCCACCTGCTCAACACCGGCTACTTTCAAGAAGTAGACCTGCCCAAGCTGTGCGACGACGTGGCCGTCTACAATAAGCTGGTCACCGGTCCCGAGACCTTGCCAGCCGTGATGGATGAGGCCATCCGCATGGCTTACCTGCACCAGGGTGTGGCTGTGCTGACCATCCCCGACGACGTGCCCAACCACAAGATCGAGGACACCTTCCGCCCCACCGCTGACCTCTTCCGCCAGCAGCACCCGGCAATCGACCCTGCCGATATCGACAAGTCGCTCGACATGATCCGCCGGGCCAAGAAGCCGGTCGCCTTCTTCGGCGTAGGCGCCAAGGGCGCGCAGGCCGAGGCTAAGGAGTTCGTGGAGCGCTACTCCCTGCCTTTCATTCAGACCATGCCGGCCAAGGGGGTCATCGACGACGACCACCCGAACGCCCTGGGCCAGGTGGGCAAGCTGGGCACCAAGCCTGCTTACGAGGCCATGTTCGACGCTGACCTGCTGATTCTGGTGGGCACGGACTATCCCTACGCCCCTTACTTGAATGGCAAAATCCCGGCCATCCAGATTGAGCTGGAGCCCACCCGCATCGGCAAACGCCACCAGGTGGAGGTCGGCATGGTGGCTGACGCCAAAGACGCGCTGACCCAGCTGAACGCCCGGGGTGAGAAGATCCCGGAGACAGACTGGCTCAAGGCCTGCCGCAAGAACATGGGCACCTGGCGCAAGTGGATGAAGGACGTGACCGGCAAGGCTCATAAGGGCGTGCTGCCCTCACGCACTTTCACTAAGATGAGCGAAATCGCGCCGGACAATGCCGTGTGGTCCGTGGATGTCGGCACGTCCACCTCCTTCGGCGCGCGTTTCATCGATGTCAAGTCCACGCAGAAGTACGTCATCTCCGCTTGGCTGGGCACTATGGGCTGCGCCCTGCCCGCTGCTATCGCCGCCAAGCGTGACATGCCCGACCGTCCGGTCTACGCGGTATGCGGCGACGGCGCCTTCGCCATGGTCATGCAGGACTTCGTGACGGCTGTCAAGTACCAGCTGCCGATAGTGGTGGTGGTCCTGAACAACCACCTCCTGGCTTTCATCGAGTACGAGCAGCAGTCGGTTGGACAGCAGAACTACGGCATCGACCTGGCGGACATCGACTTCGCCAAGTTCGCCGAGGCCTGCGGTGGTATCGGCGTGAACGTGACCACCGACGAGGAGTTCGACGCGGCGATCGAGAAGTACAAGAACCCCACCAAGCCGGTGATCATCAACTGCGCCTCCGCCGATGAGGCCCCGCTGCCCGGTAAGATCGTCTGGGACGAAGCGGAGGGCTACATGAAGTTCGGCCTAGGCTACATGAAGGAGCAGTTCCGCATCCCCGAGCTGCCGCCCCTGCGCGAGCTGATGCGCCAGTTCCTCTAA